From Schistocerca gregaria isolate iqSchGreg1 unplaced genomic scaffold, iqSchGreg1.2 ptg000973l, whole genome shotgun sequence, a single genomic window includes:
- the LOC126326122 gene encoding guanylate-binding protein 4-like translates to MSSCARESTEPVPLVSVGANGCLTVRPEAGRLIEEIEGDIGVVCIAGCYRTGKSYIMNRLLGRQSGFAVGPTVNPCTRGVYVWGSPIRVATRGERQMSVILVDTEGLGSVEKAQTHDIKIFSLAVLMASYFVYNSVGVIDERALDSLSLVTNLVELMSAKASPRGREVGYYFPDFLWLLRDFTLQLRDEEGRPMTAAQYLEGALRERPGEHEGQRGKNRIRESIKRAFRRRDCFTIVRPVEDESKLQSVDAVEYGELRPEFRRQCEQLVRKVFEEVRPKQVYGKNMTGSGLVEMLRRYVKAMNTGGIPSIESTWDSISMLENRKVMEQVFQQWKKSMHAKLSEAMSEEKLGELYEKSRAEAREMFESERYAGGEETEAYMEALQGKMRVQYEGLVKQNQDRSAQVQVGGGVVGGVEERGAGRVFFEVEWGGGDGRDVQDLRGVLREQVRGGGWAVRGEGGGVEEGVGGGEAASERGEEELEGRRVALEEKERELKGVRGELEERRRELEERRRELKGVRGELEERRRELKGVRGELEGVRGELEGVRGELEGVRGELEGVRGELEGVRASWRRR, encoded by the exons ATGAGCTCGTGCGCGCGTGAGAGCACGGAGCCTGTTCCGCTGGTGTCAGTGGGGGCGAATGGGTGCCTGACGGTGAGGCCGGAGGCGGggcggttgatagaggagatagagggaGACATTGGGGTGGTTTGCATAGCTGGATGCTACAG GACGGGGAAGAGTTACATAATGAATCGGTTGCTGGGTCGACAGTCGGGGTTCGCGGTGGGTCCGACGGTGAATCCGTGCACGAGGGGCGTGTACGTGTGGGGGAGTCCGATAAGGGTGGCGACGAGGGGGGAGAGGCAGATGTCGGTGATATTGGTGGACACGGAGGGGTTGGGGTCGGTGGAGAAGGCGCAGACGCACGACATAAAGATATTTTCGTTGGCGGTGTTGATGGCGTCGTACTTTGTGTACAATTCGGTGGGGGTGATAGACGAGAGGGCGTTGGACTCGTTGTCGCTGGTGACGAATTTGGTGGAGTTGATGAGTGCGAAGGCGTCGCCGAGGGGTCGGGAGGTGGGGTACTACTTCCCGGACTTTTTGTGGTTGTTGAGGGACTTCACGTTGCAGTTGAGGGACGAGGAGGGGAGGCCGATGACGGCGGCGCAGTATTTGGAGGGGGCGTTGAGGGAGAGGCCGGGGGAGCACGAGGGACAGAGGGGGAAGAACAGGATAAGAGAGAGCATCAAGAGGGCGTTTAGGAGGAGGGATTGTTTTACGATAGTGAGGCCGGTGGAGGACGAGTCGAAGTTGCAGTCGGTGGACGCGGTGGAGTACGGGGAGTTGCGTCCGGAGTTTCGGCGCCAGTGCGAGCAGTTGGTGAGGAAGGTGTTTGAGGAGGTGCGACCGAAGCAGGTTTACGGGAAGAACATGACGGGGTCTGGGTTGGTGGAGATGTTGAGGCGGTACGTGAAGGCGATGAACACGGGTGGGATACCGTCGATAGAGTCGACGTGGGACAGCATTTCGATGTTGGAGAACCGGAAGGTGATGGAGCAGGTGTTCCAGCAGTGGAAGAAGTCGATGCATGCGAAGCTGAGCGAGGCGATGTCGGAGGAGAAGTTGGGCGAGTTGTACGAGAAGTCGAGGGCGGAGGCGAGGGAGATGTTTGAGAGCGAGAGGTATGCGGGGGGAGAGGAGACGGAGGCGTACATGGAGGCGTTGCAGGGGAAGATGAGGGTGCAGTACGAGGGGTTGGTGAAGCAGAATCAGGATCGGTCGGCGCAG GTACAAGTCGGTGGAGGCGTTGTTGGAGGCGTGGAAGAGAGAGGTGCAGGACGTGTATTTTTCGAAGTTGAGTGGGGAGGTGGCGACGGGCGCGATGTACAGGACCTACGTGGAGTTTTGCGGGAGCAAGTACGGGGAGGTGGTTGGGCGGTACGTGGGGAGGGTGGGGGAGTTGAGGAGGGAGTTGGAGGAGGCGAGGCGGCGagcgagaggggggaggaggagttggagGGTCGGCGGGTGGCGCTGGAGGAGAAGGAGAGGGAGTTGAAGGGGGTGAGGGGGGAGTtggaggagaggaggagggagttggaggagaggaggagggagttgaagggggtgaggggggagttggaggagaggaggagggagtTGAAGGGGGTGAGGGGCGAGTTGGAAGGGGTGAGGGGCGAGTTGGAAGGGGTGAGGGGCGAGTTGGAAGGAGTGAGGGGCGAGTTGGAAGGAGTGAGGGGCGAGTTGGAAGGGGTGAGGGCGAGTTGGAGGAGGCGGTGA
- the LOC126326119 gene encoding uncharacterized protein LOC126326119, with translation MSCTPEKIASIDITTDDRVAAIRGSRIDFLANSVLSPGYTVKFKNDTPVKPSRAMFHDADQKLLVSNREYPNVLLSIDAETGKNLSERRLMMTSDDHIQPIDFTIPSLKFSQHKQGDVLNLMCIHNNQFFNLNWDLRENKPKQLISLEDKYVNKSSNFMGIATSSTGQIAVGDDNGTIRLFNSPSKLPPGKFYRRAKNNLSQLADPIRHVDVSSDGKWVIWTTKTYLAIVYTEFESEKGGGTLSGFDKPMGAKKPQALILRVDPDELKKHDIKELDLKNGQFDNGPHLDADTNKTIIEEEIVASTGNYILRWKFRPIKLEYHKPRERPILIKPKFYRCKEKIVDKQFKYNTKGVVTAFDYELSDLKLDPDEQ, from the exons ATGTCCTGTACTCcag AAAAAATCGCCTCAATCGACATAAC CACCGACGACCGAGTCGCCGCCATTCGAGGCTCCAGGATCGACTTTCTCGCCAACTCGGTCCTCTCCCCCGGGTACACCGTCAAATTCAAAAATGACACCCCCGTCAAACCCAGCCGC GCCATGTTCCACGATGCCGACCAAAAACTGCTCGTCTCCAACCGAGAATACCCTAACGTCCTCCTCAGCATCGACGCCGAAACCGGCAAAAACCTCAGCGAACGGCGCCTCATGATGACCTCCGACGACCACATTCAGCCCATCGACTTCACCATCCCCTCCCTCAAATTCTCCCAACACAAACAAGGCGACGTCCTCAACCTCATGTGCATCCACAACAACCAATTCTTCAACCTCAACTGGGACCTCCGAGAAAACAAACCCAAACAACTCatctccctggaagacaaatacgtCAACAAATCCTCCAACTTCATGGGCATCGCCACCTCCTCCACCGGGCAAATCGCCGTCGGAGACGACAACGGCACCATCAGACTCTTCAACTCCCCCTCCAAACTCCCCCCCGGAAAATTCTACAGACGCGCGAAAAACAACCTCAGCCAACTCGCGGACCCCATCAGACACGTCGACGTATCCAGCGACGGCAAGTGGGTCATCTGGACCACGAAAACCTACCTAGCCATCGTCTACACCGAATTCGAAAGCGAAAAAGGAGGGGGCACCCTGTCCGGCTTCGACAAGCCCATGGGCGCCAAAAAGCCACAAGCCCTCATCCTCCGCGTCGACCCAGACGAGCTCAAAAAGCACGACATCAAAGAACTTGATCTGAAAAACGGCCAATTCGATAATGGACCCCACCTCGACGCCGACACCAACAAAACCATCATCGAAGAGGAAATCGTCGCCTCCACCGGAAACTACATCCTCCGCTGGAAATTCAGACCCATCAAACTAGAATACCACAAACCAAGAGAAAGACCCATCCTCATAAAACCAAAATTCTATCGCTGCAAAGAAAAAATCGTCGACAAACAATTCAAATACAACACCAAGGGCGTCGTCACCGCCTTCGACTACGAACTCTCAGACCTCAAACTAGATCCCGACGAACAGTAA
- the LOC126326132 gene encoding uncharacterized protein LOC126326132: MKRIRLRSDQELKDLQHSNRPDLCQKDSAKTLRTPPKPKPDERKIVPPPINDEKVPPLPSEKRSIIGPILYNAEELLPELDPHIHNYIQINVFAQHLTTESNQVKSSELWGAKPYTSDSDVVCMICHSGIYTLMKETPKFYLLKVILYILPGAAFYESCERHGIKSRTWGPHEVSLLPVRAEIIDAPDPVTQLRLEYRHLRTIEKNTAKYVSHSNPANSNTTIREFKGKAFHEKKISELEHMISEILPKATRLLFNLSNELCFQYSREMIFDRGIDPMQWASYRLRNSVVVLESSVRYELSREQPSQQPLDPSVESKPRTHTYDTYRWSKVLSPTEKTREWYSKNEVPLNEPHIQVLASGLDWSQIVWTERSVRINNVEYSVNKLFWIQIHKITED, from the exons atGAAGCGAATCCGCCTCCGCTCAGACCAAGAACTTAAG GACCTCCAACACTCGAACAGACCCGACCTGTGCCAAAAAGACTCCGCAAAAACCCTCCGAACCCCTCCCAAACCCAAGCCCGACGAAAG GAAAATCGTCCCACCCCCTATCAACGACGAGAAAGTCCCCCCCTTGCCCTCCGAAAAACGCTCCA ttatcgggCCTATTCTCTATAACGCCGAAGAATTGCTCCCAGAACTGGATCCACACATACACAACTACATCCAAATCAACGTATTCGCTCAGCACCTAACAACCGAAAGTAACCAA GTCAAATCCAGCGAGCTGTGGGGAGCCAAGCCCTACACCAGCGACAGTGACGTCGTCTGCATGATCTGCCACAGTGGCATTTACACTCTCATGAAGGAAACTCCCAAATTTTACCTCCTTAAAGTTATTTTGTACATTCTTCCTGGCGCAGCGTTCTACGAATCTTGTGAGCGACATGGCATCAAATCTCGCACGTGGGGACCGCATGAGGTCAGCCTGCTTCCTGTAAGGGCAGAAATCATCGACGCACCAGACCCCGTAACTCAACTTCGCTTAGAATATAGACATCTTCGTACAATAGAAAAAAACACAGCGAAGTACGTCAGTCACTCCAATCCAGCCAACAGTAATACAACTATTCGAGAATTCAAGGGCAAGGCGTTCCatgaaaaaaaaatatctgaaCTAGAACACATGATCTCTGAAATCCTCCCAAAGGCAACCAGGCTTCTGTTCAACCTCAGTAACGAATTATG CTTCCAGTACAGCCGAGAAATGATCTTCGATCGTGGCATCGACCCCATGCAATGGGCCAGCTATCGACTGAGGAACTCTGTGGTCGTCCTAGAATCCTCCGTTCGATACGAACTGTCTCGAGAACAGCCGTCCCAACAACCCCTGGACCCCTCTGTCGAGTCCAAGCCGCGCACGCATACCTACGACACTTACAGATGGTCCAAAGTTCTCTCTCCTACCGAAAAAACGCGCGAGTGGTATTCCAAAAACGAAGTCCCGCTGAACGAGCCGCACATCCAGGTCCTGGCAAGCGGCCTGGACTGGTCGCAAATTGTGTGGACCGAGCGCTCCGTCCGTATCAATAACGTGGAATACAGCGTCAACAAGCTGTTCTGGATCCAAATACATAAAATCACAGAAGATTGA
- the LOC126326133 gene encoding uncharacterized protein LOC126326133 isoform X3 encodes MYNNVGLRSARGSGTNCYVQRNVALVKGVRSHALSYEEQKKREAAAEKKVVVHRRANKEILEHEEKRKVEAELIDWAESEGILDVERTKEIEEMMSKKREEIASSRRRRAECREVEEDKSISTHRELVLKEAQQRRFGQAVGVSQDYVEGQGLDPEHRRRKSKGYDPSEVERLKREEQKILLRLEELKRESSSRGELRRNESPPHGHGDHNKRYRHYDRRYSERELSDDERSRYSRTPAHSRGRSRHSPRDRRNLEHSPRERSLSRSVSRSPFPNDDRYSGGQARYDLTDDGRSYTRSSQSRRHRQASSSPSASWSSSSTDSPKRRKYK; translated from the exons ATGTACAACAACGTGGGTTTGCGGAGTGCCCGGGGGTCCGGGACGAACTGCTACGTGCAGCGGAACGTTGCGTTGGTGAAGGGCGTGCGATCTCACGCGCTGTCGTACGAGGAGCAGAAGAAGAGAGAGGCGGCGGCCGAAAAGAAGGTGGTGGTGCATCGGAGGGCGAACAAGGAGATTCTAGAACACGAAGAGAAGAGGAAGGTCGAGGCCGAGCTGATAGACTGGGCGGAGAGCGAGGGTATTTTGGACGTGGA GAGGACGAAGGAGATTGAGGAGATGATGAGCAAGAAGCGAGAGGAGATAGCGAGCAGTCGGAGGAGGAGGGCGGAGTGCAGAGAGGTGGAGGAAGACAAGTCCATTTCTACGCACCGGGAGCTGGTGCTTAAGGAGGCACAGCAGAGGAGGTTTGGGCAGGCGGTGGGAGTGAGTCAGGACTATGTGGAGGGTCAGGGGTTGGATCCGGAGCATCGGAGGCGCAAGAGCAAGGGTTACGATCCGTCTGAGGTGGAGAGGCTGAAGAGGGAGGAGCAGAAGATATTGTTGAGATTGGAAGAGTTGAAGAGAGAGTCGTCTAGCAGAGGCGAGCTACGTCGCAATGAATCACCTCCTCATGGACATGGTGACCATAATAAGCGTTATCGACATTACGATAGACGTTATTCTGAAAGAGAGTTGTCCGACGATGAAAGATCAAGGTACTCTCGTACGCCCGCGCATTCGCGCGGCAGGTCCCGACACTCGCCTCGAGACAGAAGGAATTTAGAACACTCGCCGAGAGAAAGGTCTTTGAGTCGTTCCGTTTCGCGCTCACCGTTTCCGAATGACGATCGCTATAGCGGCGGCCAAGCGAGGTATGACTTAACGGACGATGGGCGATCGTATACGAGGTCGTCTCAGTCTCGGCGGCACAGGCAGGCCAGTTCTTCACCCAGCGCTTCTTGGTCCTCTTCCTCAACAGACAGTCCGAAGAGGCGTAAatacaagtga
- the LOC126326133 gene encoding queuine tRNA-ribosyltransferase-like isoform X1, producing the protein MWSLRALRGRKKPSIGLRGVSSFGFDYEVLYESRRSRARVGVIRTSNGLIETPAFVPVATTGALKCVDLALASREVLEMGMVFVNTYHLMVHPGVDLVKRAGGLHAFIGYDGPLITDSGGYQVFSMASTGPQDELKGKSVSKWRNPCAGGANRGLVLKIDEEGVTFRSYRNGELLELTPEISVKAQKSIGANIILPLDILLPNSADFETLIDCFHRTHRWESRSLEEHLKDQGHQVMYAIIHGGTDVRLREASLEYLSRRPFQGFAIGGSLGKNRLEMYDLLSHLCPKIPRSLPVHLLGIGDVPSILRGVELGIDTFDSAYPTRAGRHGSWLTADGSFVNLKGQSFAERVQSPPVDLCDCPVCRCHSGAYVHHLYKAKEPVASQLGSIHNLYRMTRLMKEIRERILSGAM; encoded by the exons ATGTGGAGCCTGCGTGCGCTGCGCGGGAGGAAGAAGCCGAG CATCGGGTTGAGAGGGGTGTCGTCGTTCGGTTTTGACTATGAGGTGTTGTACGAGTCCAGGAGGAGTAGGGCGAGGGTGGGCGTGATAAGGACGTCTAATGGGTTGATAGAGACGCCTGCGTTTGTGCCGGTGGCGACGACGGGCGCGTTGAAGTGTGTGGATTTGGCGTTGGCATCGAGGGAGGTGTTGGAGATGGGGATGGTATTTGTGAACACGTATCATTTGATGGTGCATCCTGGAGTGGACTTGGTGAAGAGAGCGGGTGGGTTGCACGCGTTCATAGGGTACGACggtccattgattacagattccGGTGGGTATCAAGTGTTTTCTATGGCGTCGACTGGTCCTCAGGATGAATTAAAAGGGAAGTCGGTGAGTAAGTGGAGAAATCCTTGTGCGGGGGGGGCAAATAGAGGGTTGGTGTTAAAGATAGACGAAGAGGGTGTTACGTTTCGGAGCTACAGAAATGGAGAGCTCTTAGAATTGACTCCAGAGATCAGTGTGAAAGCGCAAAAAAGCATTGGTGCCAATATTATCTTGCCGTTGGATATTTTGTTGCCCAATTCGGCGGATTTTGAAACGCTTATTGATTGTTTTCACCGAACCCACCGATGGGAATCCCGGTCGCTAGAGGAGCATTTGAAGGACCAGGGGCATCAGGTGATGTACGCTATTATTCACGGGGGTACGGACGTGCGTTTGAGAGAGGCGAGTTTAGAGTATCTTTCTCGGCGCCCTTTTCAGGGGTTTGCTATTGGCGGGAGTCTTGGAAAAAATCGGCTGGAAATGTACGATTTGCTTTCGCATTTATGTCCCAAGATACCCAGATCGTTACCTGTACACCTTCTGGGGATTGGAGACGTTCCTTCTATACTGCGGGGCGTCGAACTTGGCATTGACACGTTCGATTCGGCCTATCCTACTCGTGCTGGGCGACATGGCAGTTGGCTCACTGCAGATGGATCTTTTGTCAATTTGAAGGGACAGAGTTTTGCAGAGCGAGTTCAAAGTCCACCAGTTGATTTGTGCGATTGTCCCGT GTGTCGTTGTCACTCGGGTGCCTACGTTCACCATCTGTACAAGGCGAAGGAGCCAGTCGCTTCGCAGCTCGGATCGATACACAATCTCTACCGCATGACGAGGCTCATGAAGGAGATCAGGGAAAGGATACTGAGTGGCGCGATGTAG
- the LOC126326133 gene encoding queuine tRNA-ribosyltransferase-like isoform X2: MSIGLRGVSSFGFDYEVLYESRRSRARVGVIRTSNGLIETPAFVPVATTGALKCVDLALASREVLEMGMVFVNTYHLMVHPGVDLVKRAGGLHAFIGYDGPLITDSGGYQVFSMASTGPQDELKGKSVSKWRNPCAGGANRGLVLKIDEEGVTFRSYRNGELLELTPEISVKAQKSIGANIILPLDILLPNSADFETLIDCFHRTHRWESRSLEEHLKDQGHQVMYAIIHGGTDVRLREASLEYLSRRPFQGFAIGGSLGKNRLEMYDLLSHLCPKIPRSLPVHLLGIGDVPSILRGVELGIDTFDSAYPTRAGRHGSWLTADGSFVNLKGQSFAERVQSPPVDLCDCPVCRCHSGAYVHHLYKAKEPVASQLGSIHNLYRMTRLMKEIRERILSGAM; the protein is encoded by the exons ATGAGCATCGGGTTGAGAGGGGTGTCGTCGTTCGGTTTTGACTATGAGGTGTTGTACGAGTCCAGGAGGAGTAGGGCGAGGGTGGGCGTGATAAGGACGTCTAATGGGTTGATAGAGACGCCTGCGTTTGTGCCGGTGGCGACGACGGGCGCGTTGAAGTGTGTGGATTTGGCGTTGGCATCGAGGGAGGTGTTGGAGATGGGGATGGTATTTGTGAACACGTATCATTTGATGGTGCATCCTGGAGTGGACTTGGTGAAGAGAGCGGGTGGGTTGCACGCGTTCATAGGGTACGACggtccattgattacagattccGGTGGGTATCAAGTGTTTTCTATGGCGTCGACTGGTCCTCAGGATGAATTAAAAGGGAAGTCGGTGAGTAAGTGGAGAAATCCTTGTGCGGGGGGGGCAAATAGAGGGTTGGTGTTAAAGATAGACGAAGAGGGTGTTACGTTTCGGAGCTACAGAAATGGAGAGCTCTTAGAATTGACTCCAGAGATCAGTGTGAAAGCGCAAAAAAGCATTGGTGCCAATATTATCTTGCCGTTGGATATTTTGTTGCCCAATTCGGCGGATTTTGAAACGCTTATTGATTGTTTTCACCGAACCCACCGATGGGAATCCCGGTCGCTAGAGGAGCATTTGAAGGACCAGGGGCATCAGGTGATGTACGCTATTATTCACGGGGGTACGGACGTGCGTTTGAGAGAGGCGAGTTTAGAGTATCTTTCTCGGCGCCCTTTTCAGGGGTTTGCTATTGGCGGGAGTCTTGGAAAAAATCGGCTGGAAATGTACGATTTGCTTTCGCATTTATGTCCCAAGATACCCAGATCGTTACCTGTACACCTTCTGGGGATTGGAGACGTTCCTTCTATACTGCGGGGCGTCGAACTTGGCATTGACACGTTCGATTCGGCCTATCCTACTCGTGCTGGGCGACATGGCAGTTGGCTCACTGCAGATGGATCTTTTGTCAATTTGAAGGGACAGAGTTTTGCAGAGCGAGTTCAAAGTCCACCAGTTGATTTGTGCGATTGTCCCGT GTGTCGTTGTCACTCGGGTGCCTACGTTCACCATCTGTACAAGGCGAAGGAGCCAGTCGCTTCGCAGCTCGGATCGATACACAATCTCTACCGCATGACGAGGCTCATGAAGGAGATCAGGGAAAGGATACTGAGTGGCGCGATGTAG